ACTTGGACTTGTCTGTTTAACTGTTGGTGGTACATGGAGATGTGTCTGTAAAATAGGAACAGTTAAACCTCCAGGAAGTTCAAGATGTGTACCAATAGAAATGTTACcacaatttttttctaaaccTGATGTCAATTGTACAACTGTCTATAATGATATGTTAATTCAGTATCGtcaattttattcaaatgtTCCTAGAATTCAATTTAAAGATGACCAATCAACTGAAATATATAAGACACCAAAAACAACTtctaatacttttaatacaACTGACATacaaaatgaaatatttagtttagatattaataaacaaGATAATAATCCAACTATTATTCATACAACATCAATAAACATAAAGACAACTCCAAAACCTGAATCAacaacattaaatttaatacaaataaaaattaaaaaacctACTAATGATGGTACAGTACAAAGAGCTCCAATTAAAAGAATACAAACAACTGATAATATTCTTGAAATTACATCATCAAACtcaaagaaaatattattagagGAAATTACTGATTTTGATTTAGATATGTTAACATATACTTATGGTTCTGAATGTGAtccatatataaaaaattcatgCTCTAATATTAATGGTacatgtataaaaaataataatcaaacATATACATGccaatgtaaaaataatgaagttATGAATactattacaaataaatgcactggtaaatattttaattaaaaaaaataatacttcttttattttagttttaattGATGAATGTAGTGATCCAGAATTAAATGACTGTGATAAAAATGCCATTTGTATGGATAATGATTTTTCATATGAATGCTTATGCCGTGAAGGATATATTGATGTTTCTTTATCACCAATATCAAAACCAggaataaaatgtaaaaaactTGTTAATGAGTGTAAAAATAGCATGTTAAATGATTgtgataaaaattctttatgtATTGATAAACCAAATGGATATACATGTCGTTGTCATTCTGACTATACAGATATATCATCTGATAGAATTAAAAAACCTGGTAGAAAGTGTCAAAAATGTAagtttaactttttaaatatattaatctttttttttgtatagtAATTAATGAAtgtcaaataaataatggtACAATATGTGATCCAATTGCATATTGTACTGATCTTCCTATTGGATATAAATGTTCCTGTCCAAAAGGTACTCTTGATATATCTTCTGATTATCTTAATAATCCTGGTACAAAATGTTTATCGGgtaagtttaaaataattaaaaaaaaacattttacttttaaaaatataatataaaaaatagtaaCTCATGATACAATATTCATATACCAgtttcaattaaaataatttataattctttaaaattcaaGGTTTACTTAGTATTAAAAACTAAATCCAATTTAaactatcttttttttatatttttttttgttgaattaaaaacttctcattgaaaataattgttaagagtcaaataaaatttgccTCTCAGTTGTCAGCTATCTtgtttactatttttttttatttatttataaagataataatgtgtttacttattatactttttttaatagcttatattaaaaattaatttttattctttaaaatatcaaatctAATTATACttctatcaaaaaaaatacaattactAACCACATGTTGTGactgacaaaaaaaaaagaaggtAAATTCATTTTTGTCTAAAGATAGATGAACAGTTACCTAATAGAAGAATGTAATTTAATTgtcattaattaataatggtACAAAATTTCAAGGTCTATCTTATTACTAAcactatttcttttttaaatcattctTTATTAAATACCCACATACATCAGATACCCTCTGATATAGCCTAATTTGTGGTTAAAGTAAATGTGtcatttatattacaaataattcaATGAATAATTATCATGTTATTTTGTGCCACTTAGTAAAAAAATCTGATAAACATGGTTTGGGTTAAAGAATAAATACaagtttttgttttaaaatatatttttttttaatagttatacTTTCACATTatacttattattaattttttttttttgttgaataAATATCCTTcaataataaagttaaaaatcaTAGAAATTGATGacaaaatatatcattagacaacaaagaaaaatgattaatatatttttatttaaaaaaaaattaaaattatattcaaaattcattaattattatttcttttttcagTACCAAATGAATGTAAGGAACATCTTTGTAATCCAAAAACATCTGTTTGCcttaaaatatctaaaaaaataaataataatggtaatgaagaaaatatttatggaTGCCAATGTAAACCTGGATATCAagataatgatataaatcgACCTGGCTTTAATTGCACTCAAAAAGGTAATTAGAAACATatactattaatattaaaatctttttaaaaatttaaataatcttaCTCATCACTATCTCTTTATGTTACTTGTCTTCCtcttttcaatattatttttataataatattaatctaTTATTAAGGTAGATTATTTGTAGGAGGGTTTTTAGAAAGTAAGTGTTAGCaactatataaaatttcCAACCCACTACCTATgtattgtattaaaataatatcattttactCACCATGAGTTCCATTGAAATTagaactttttattttatttctttaagtTGCATCATTATctcatcttttttattagaaaatttttattgaaataactttttaaataataaaatcatgCCTACAggaaaaaaagaaactacATTCCTCAGGAtgttttgttaatatataaatatatttctttaattcaTTCAAcaactattattatttttataatatttttaaaactttccTCTActtcatatataaaatactaaaaatcaaccactaatttttatatcctAAAAACAactatcaataaaaatatggaatcactaatcatttaaaatattcaatcCCACTATACAATAATTTCCCAtgatttttgtattaaaaaacatcAAAGATAaatcaaacattttttttatcattaaagatataaatagaaaaaaataattatcctTTTTATCTCCAccttaaaattaaaactgctacatttttttttttaaaatctatctaaacatttttcctataaatttttctttcactcatcttttgtatatataaatggtgtatatatatatatatatttatatcctGAAGAAGGCGTATTTATTCAATTTCTAGgtttgttatatatttaactaatttattaatcaaGAAGATGTACAAAGACATTGTACGAATCATAGTTACGCTAAAATACATCTTAACATTTAcctaattgataaaaaaatttttctaaagaccttctttcattaatattttttcttaaacgTAATAACACATCCCAATCATgaaaaagattaattataaaatacccttttttgttaaaactttttatttttattttaaaagttaccttcatataaatataaatatatatatatatattatagtttacgtctttgtaaattataattaaagttttctaatctaaaaattatagatttttatttattattattttatttattaataggAATATTCATAGAAAtcacatttaatattttaaacattatctATGAATAGTAAAAAATCTATTTCGAGGTATATAATACCTAATTATTGGTATcctattatattatttattacattaaatatttcactTACATTTTCCTCAAATTGTGATagacaaaatatatttaaaacatatcAAACAACTTACTATCATTCAAGTCCCCATCTTGTTAATGATGGAAGATATCAAGGTACATATAGTACATTAACTAACAAtcttaattattatcaacCACAAATCCAACAAACATACAGTAAtactaacaaaaaaatttttaatataaatattatataatttatttttattatttttaggaCCTGATCCATGTTTAGATTTTTCTTTACATGATTGTGATCCAGTAGCAGCCTGTTACAGTGAACCTAAtggattttttaattgtcgTTGCCCAAAAGGTTTTGTTGATATTTCTCCTGATTCACGTTTTCCTGGaagaaaatgtaaaaaaggtaagattatacttttacttttacaattatccattatttacatatgtatatttaaaatttttgataacttGTCTTTTTCCACCTAAcaattacttatttttacCCTTACATCCATATTTATGTTACGTCCAATTAATAAccatcattttaaatatattcatttaaaagaaaatacttttaaccacataataattttcaccttttttttttaactaatcaTGAgtcataaattaaatattaaatactattactaaaatatatagtattCTTTCCAATAAAACATACATTCTAAATAtatagtatttatttttttttttagctgTTGATGAATGTAGTCTTGGGATTCATGAATGTGATTCTAATGCAGATTGCCTTGACACTGCCACATCTTATAATTGTAGATGTAGAACCGGATTTGCAGATGTATCTCCAGATCCCCTCAATAAACCAGGAAGACATTGTAAAAAAGGTATGTTTTTGatatatactattatttaagcaataaatatcttaaaatatatattttattaaaagataaatatatccagatattttatttataacaataaaattaaactcataaaaattattttttcctaccttttaaaacattttaaaaaaagtttattgcccttaattaaagaaaaattttatcaaaaatagataaaagtattataaagCTAACTTtatggtaaaaatttttggtaataaaaaaaaaattttttttttttgaataataaattgtatatacatatattaacattttaatactactaattatttaaattcttgatgattagaaatttaaatagtataatgaaaataaaaatttatactactttgatcaaaatatatcaaaaatcattaaatttttaaacattttacttttataaaattattttgaattttttaataatcataGTAATAGTAGAttataacttatttttttttcaaaaaaaaagaaagatttttatgtaaatataaatatcttgttttgaatttttattactttcaAATTGGTACATAATTATTTAGTATAAACaactatataattttttttaagtgaaGTTTCATTAGGcaaaccatttttttttggttaaagataaatttttaattacacaAAAACACAttaattcattaatattataataagataaaacaaagtttcttaataaaaggtttattttaatcgtaacaagatttaaatataatattttatagaaatttttggggtatatatatcttaaaattatatttttattataactattataaaatatataatatgaaaacataaggttttttaaaataaaagctTCGCGCTTacaatatttcaaaaaaatttttttacattaagaaaatttgaataatattatatatatataagataaattaattttaattttaaagaataatatttaaattattataagaaaaatatctatttataaagtataaaaatcattaattttcATTGTCTATCATTGGCTTTTATTTGCCTTTGATTGCCTTTAACTTCAATTACTCAACTTCTACTCTTCTGCTCAACGTTTTACCTACACTACtaacatatattatattttatataattgtgTTAATTAACCAATAAAGGTTAACAATGTCaaattagtataaaaattaatcttatATCAACTTtgacatatatatatatttacaaaaaatttaaatatattagttTATCAATGAATGGttaatttctatttttagcAAATCAATGTTCAACATCTGATTGTCATGCTGCTGCAGAGTGCCGGGAATCACCATCAGGTCCAATATGTCAATGTACTTCAGGATTTGTTGATATATCAAGACAACATGGACGTCCACCAGGTAGAATATGCCGtgaaattattaatgaatgTACAACGAATGCTCATGACTGTTCACCTTCAGCACATTGTATAGATACATCTGAAAGTTATACATGTCGATGTAAGGATGGTTATAGAGATGAATCAACAAACTCCATTGAAAGACCAGGAAGGGTATGTGTTAAGTCATCTATTCCAGATGCCCCTGAATGTAATGTTAATGATCCATTATCATGTGATAAAACAAAACATGAAGTTTgcctttttattaattcaaattataaatgtGTATGCCCACAAGGTTATGAAAGATTACCTGATGGTAGGTGTTTAGTTATTAATGAATGTAGAgatagaaaattaaataattgcCATGATAATGCTGAATGTATAGATTTGGCTGATGGTTTTACATGCCGTTGTAAAAGTggttttattgatatttctCCAAAAGGACAAATTGGTAGAATATGTAAAGAAAGAATTAATGAATGTTTATCACCAGAGAAGTATGGTGTGgattgtaataataatgcTATATGTATAGATACAGATTCATCTTATGAATGTAAATGTAAACCTGGTTTTGTTGATATTTCTGAAAGATATAGAAAATTACCAGGAAGAAGATGTATTGAAGCAATTAATGAATGTTCAAATAGTTTATTGAATGACTGTTCTGAAAATGCCATTTGTGAAGATACTAAAGAATCATACATTTGTACATGTAAATCTGGTTTTATAGATGCTTCTTCTAATATTACTCATTATTCTGGTAGAGTATGTATTAAACCaactaataattatattcaaattgATGAAGGAAGATATATAAGTAATCAAGAAACACATAAATTTGTAGAAAAATCATGTTCATCAACATCAAATTGTGGTGATAATGAAACATGTAAATTATCATCTGAAAAAAAGAAGACTTGCCAATGTAATGAAAATTGTATGCGTGATATTGATggaaaatgtaaaaaaatacaatcaTGTGAGGGAAATAATGAATGTGATACAAATGCCATATGTTCAAATGTTTTTGGAGGATATAAATGTCAATGTAGACCTGGATTTTATGATATCTCAACTGATCCTTTAAGGAAACCTGGTCGTATGTGTAAAGAATTAATTAATGAATGTGGAACACAAGCTAATACCTGTTCACCATTTGCTGTATGTATTGATTCTGCTGAAAGTTATTCTTGTTCttgtttacaaaattttgttGATATTTCTAGTATTTATGGTCTTGAACCTGGTAGAAAATGTGTCAAAACTATTAATGAATGTAGTAGTTCATCATTAAATACATGTGATGAAAATGCTGATTGTATTGATACTCAAGATTCATATACATGTCAATGTTATTCAGGTTTTATTGATGTATCTTCATCAGCAAATTTACCACCAGGTCGTGTTTGTACTGTTGAAACATCATGTTCTAAACAAAAAACTGATCTTATCTTTCTTATTGATGGTTCAGGATCTATTGGATCAAGAGTTTTTAAATCTGAAGTTCTCCGTTTTATTGCAGAATTTGTtgaattatttgatattagTCCAACAAAAACAAGAGTTGGACTTATTCAATATTCTGATCAAATTCGTCATGAATTTGATCTTAATCAATATAAAGATAAGACTTCTCTTCTTAATGCTATTTCAAATACACAATATTTAACTGGATTAACACGTACTGGTGCTGCTATTCAACATATGGTTAATGAAGGTTTTTCTACAACTAAAGGAGCAAGACAATTATCACCAGATATTTCAAGAGTAGCAATTATTATGACTGATGGTCGTAGTCAAGATAATGTTACAGGTCCTTCAATAACAGCACGttcaaaaagtattaaaacattttctaTTGGTGTAACAGATCATGTTTTGGCATCAGAACTTGAATCAATTGCTGGATCATCAAAAAATTGGTTTTAtgtatcaaaatttaaagatttaGATACAAGATTACGTAGTCTTATACAAAAAGCAGCATGTCCAGGAGTACAAAAACAACCAAATCTTCATGGTAAATGTAATGTTGAAACACAAACAGGTTGTAATCGGGAGTTAAATGAGATATGTATAATGGTAAATGGAAAGGCATCATGTGAATGTACAAAACCATTTGTTAGAAATCCAGTTACTAAGATTTGTGGTGGTGATTTGTGTAATCCACAATTATCTACTTCTTGTATTTATCCAGAACTTTGTCAAAAGACtcctttaaataattataggTGTATTTGTCCTGATGGTTATGATAGAGAATCTGTCACTggaaaatgtttaaaaattgaaagtaTTAAAGATGTAAAACAAATTGAACCACCATTAAGAGAGAAAACATGCAATGACATTGATGGTATAAGATGCTCTGACTCAGAAATTTGTGTATCATCTGGTGATACATATATTTGTGAATGTGATAGAGGATATGAAAGAAATCCTTTTACTGGTAAATGTCAAATTATTGGTTCATGTAATCCAAGTTATCCTTATAACTGTGATCTTAGAAAACATGAACATTGTTTATTACATCCATCTGGAAAATATCATTCCTGTCAATGTAATAAAGGAGAAAGAAGACATCCTATTACTGGTGTTTGTCTTCGTAATGAATGCCAAACTGGTGAACATGATTGTGATAGAAATGCTAGATGTATTGATACAGATGATGGATTTATTTGTTCATGTCCATATGGTTTTATTGATCATTCTCCGGAACCAACAAAAAGACCAGGAAGATTATGTATTGCTGAACTAGATGAATGTTCCACCGGAAAACACAATTGTTCACCTGATGCTTTATGTATTGATACAACTGATGGTTTTGTATGTCGTTGTAAACCTGGTTTTATAGATTTTTCACCTAATCCTTTAATTGAAAGTGGTATATTATGTAAACCATTAATCAATGAATGTGATAAACCTCATCTTAATACATGTCACCAAGATGCATTTTGTATTGATACTTCAGATtcatataaatgtatatgtAAACCAGGTTATGAAGATATGGATCCATATAGAAATCCTGGTAGAAGATGTTATAAACCACAAATGGAAGATATTTGTGCAGTTGGTTCACATTCTTGTGATAAAAATGCAAGATGTATTAACAAAGCTAATGGTGGATATACATGTATTTGTAATCCAggttttattgataaaagtCCTAATCCAAATGATCCTGGTAAAGTTTGTATACCTTTAATTCATGAATGTGATAATCCATCACTTAATGATTGTGATTCTCCTGATCGTGCTATATGTATAGATAATGATGAAGGATATAATTGTCAATGTAGACAAGgatttttagatatttcaCCAAATTTACCATCAAAACCTGGTAGATTATGTAAAACTCTTGAAAATGAATGTTTTACTGGTAATAATGATTGTGCAAGAGATGGTGGTATTTGTGAAGATACACCTGATTCATATTCATGTAGATGTGCTCATGGATATCTTGATGTTTCATATGATATTAAACATCGTCCTGGAAGAAAATGTAAACGATTAATTGATGAATGTGCAACTAGACAAAATGACTGTTCACCAGATGCTATATGTACAGATACAGAAGATTCTTATATATGTGCCTGTCCACCACAATATATTGATGTTTCAAGTGATGTTATTCATAAACCTGGTAGAAGATGTTTATTAAGAGTTAATGAATGTCTTACAAATCAAAATGATTGTTCAACTAATGCTGATTGTCTTGATACTCCTGAATCTTATAAATGTAAATGTAGGGATAATTTTGTTGATGAATCTccagataaaataaataaacctGGTAGAATTTGCCGTCCAGCTTATATTGATGAATGTAGAAGTGGTAAGAATGATTGTCATAAGGATGCTATATGTCATGATTTACCACAAGGTTATTCATGTCAATGTAAACCAGAATTTATTGATGATTCTCCAAACAGAATAACAGAACCAGGAAGAAAATGTATTCCTAGAATTACAATTGTCCCAGATGAATGCAAagttgataatattaattcatGTAAAAGACATCTTAATGAAGTTTGTCGTTTAATTAATGGTAAACCTAAATGTACATGTCCTATTAATTATGAACGTAATCAAAGAACTCAAGTTTGTAATGTTATTAATGAATGCTTATATCCACAATTAAATGATTGTCATCCATCTGCTGAATGTATTGATACTGAAGAATCATATGATTGTAGATGTAGAAATGGTTTTAAAGATGTTTCTCCATCAGGAAAAAGTGGAAGATTATGCCAACCAATAATTAATGAATGTCAATTTCCACATCTTAATGATTGTCATATGAATGCTGTATGTATTGATAAAGATGAAGGTTTCGACTGTAGATGTAAACCTGTTTATAAAGATATGAATCCAAGAAATCCAGGTAGAATGTGTAAAGAACTTGTTAATGAATGTACTAATCCAAATCTTAATTCATGTGACAGAAATGCATATTGTACAGATAAAGAAGATGGATATGATTGTCGTTGTAAGGATGGATATTTAGATATTTCTCCATCACCATCACTTCTTGGACGTGCATGTAGAGAATTGGTAGATGAATGTAGagatagaaataaaaatgattgtgATAAAATTGCTAGATGTATTGATACACAAGATtcatataaatgtatttgtCCACCAAATTCTAAAGATATATCACCAAATCCAGCTTTTCCAGGAAGAGTATGTTTACAATTTGAAAATGAATGTCTTACTGGTAAACATGATTGTGATGCTAATGCTATTTGCCATGATAATGAACAAGGTTTTACTTGTGAATGCCCATCTGGCTTTATTGATAGATCACCAAATAAAATGTCAAGATCTGGTAGAGTATGtgttaaattaattgatGAATGTGCTACTGGTAGACATACATGTTCTCCAAAAGCAGAATGTAGAGATTTAGAGGAAGGATATACCTGTGAATGTAAAAATGGTTATGTTGATAGATCACCAAATATGGCATCACAACCAGGAAGAGTCTGTTCACCACCTGATATATGCCCACAAACAAATGAATGTTCAAGTGCTGCTATATGTGAACCATTAGGAGCTAATGATTACAAATGTACCTGTATTCAAGGATACAATGATCAATCACCTAGTGGTTTAACAGGAAGAATTTGTGTTCGAAACAATGCTTGTCGTAATCCAACTTTAAATACTTGTTCTAGAAATGCTATTTGTTACGATGAAACTAATGGTTATCGATGTGAATGTATAAAAGGTTATGAAGATAAATCTCCATTAGGTTCTCCTAGAGGTCGAGTTTGTGAAGAAAGACAAGTACAAAGAGAACCAGTATATAAACATCCATGCCAAGATCCTCAACTTCATGATTGTCATGTTAATGCAAATTGTCGTAGTACTGGAAGAGATACTTATACCTGTGAATGTGCTCATGGATTTGTTGATCATTCACCAGATGTAATAAATAGTCCTGGTAGAGTATGTAATATAGCTAATTCTATTTGTCTTGATTCAACAAAGAATGACTGTGATCAATTTGGAATTTGTATTGAAAATGATTCTAAAGATGGTTATACATGTAAATGCCGTGATGGTTATATTGATCAATCAcctaataaattatataaaccTGGTAGAGTATGCACAGAACTTGTTAATGAATGTCTTGATAGATCATTAAATGATTGTCATTTAACTGCTGTTTGTGAAGATCTTCCAGAAGGATATACTTGTAGATGTGCTGTTAATGCAATTGATCAATCTcctgataaaataaatagacCTGGAAGAATTTGTCT
This Strongyloides ratti genome assembly S_ratti_ED321, chromosome : 2 DNA region includes the following protein-coding sequences:
- a CDS encoding SEA domain and Epidermal growth factor-like domain and EGF-like calcium-binding domain and von Willebrand factor, type A domain and Low-density lipoprotein (LDL) receptor class A repeat and Insulin-like growth factor binding protein, N-terminal domain-containing protein, encoding MLRMLKENFRGRIINYIFKVICIYFFIYPYIIPTYPSRSCTKSEFKCKLDNNCIPLIKWQDGYEDCLDGSDEVCLPWQFDCKFGYPKCISSTKLNDGTIDCMSGFDESCPSHYFVCKDKSKCLDPQKYMDGNVDCNDGSDEPCPEGKFLCHDSSKCISISQFQNGIPDCNDGSDEECTVTQFQCACKGKVKCIGIEKVFNGIKDCDDGSDEGFIPQNGLCLDGSKAVIHNEKINIDKKVASISTCPLNNPCPERLGLVCLTVGGTWRCVCKIGTVKPPGSSRCVPIEMLPQFFSKPDVNCTTVYNDMLIQYRQFYSNVPRIQFKDDQSTEIYKTPKTTSNTFNTTDIQNEIFSLDINKQDNNPTIIHTTSINIKTTPKPESTTLNLIQIKIKKPTNDGTVQRAPIKRIQTTDNILEITSSNSKKILLEEITDFDLDMLTYTYGSECDPYIKNSCSNINGTCIKNNNQTYTCQCKNNEVMNTITNKCTVLIDECSDPELNDCDKNAICMDNDFSYECLCREGYIDVSLSPISKPGIKCKKLVNECKNSMLNDCDKNSLCIDKPNGYTCRCHSDYTDISSDRIKKPGRKCQKLINECQINNGTICDPIAYCTDLPIGYKCSCPKGTLDISSDYLNNPGTKCLSVPNECKEHLCNPKTSVCLKISKKINNNGNEENIYGCQCKPGYQDNDINRPGFNCTQKGPDPCLDFSLHDCDPVAACYSEPNGFFNCRCPKGFVDISPDSRFPGRKCKKAVDECSLGIHECDSNADCLDTATSYNCRCRTGFADVSPDPLNKPGRHCKKANQCSTSDCHAAAECRESPSGPICQCTSGFVDISRQHGRPPGRICREIINECTTNAHDCSPSAHCIDTSESYTCRCKDGYRDESTNSIERPGRVCVKSSIPDAPECNVNDPLSCDKTKHEVCLFINSNYKCVCPQGYERLPDGRCLVINECRDRKLNNCHDNAECIDLADGFTCRCKSGFIDISPKGQIGRICKERINECLSPEKYGVDCNNNAICIDTDSSYECKCKPGFVDISERYRKLPGRRCIEAINECSNSLLNDCSENAICEDTKESYICTCKSGFIDASSNITHYSGRVCIKPTNNYIQIDEGRYISNQETHKFVEKSCSSTSNCGDNETCKLSSEKKKTCQCNENCMRDIDGKCKKIQSCEGNNECDTNAICSNVFGGYKCQCRPGFYDISTDPLRKPGRMCKELINECGTQANTCSPFAVCIDSAESYSCSCLQNFVDISSIYGLEPGRKCVKTINECSSSSLNTCDENADCIDTQDSYTCQCYSGFIDVSSSANLPPGRVCTVETSCSKQKTDLIFLIDGSGSIGSRVFKSEVLRFIAEFVELFDISPTKTRVGLIQYSDQIRHEFDLNQYKDKTSLLNAISNTQYLTGLTRTGAAIQHMVNEGFSTTKGARQLSPDISRVAIIMTDGRSQDNVTGPSITARSKSIKTFSIGVTDHVLASELESIAGSSKNWFYVSKFKDLDTRLRSLIQKAACPGVQKQPNLHGKCNVETQTGCNRELNEICIMVNGKASCECTKPFVRNPVTKICGGDLCNPQLSTSCIYPELCQKTPLNNYRCICPDGYDRESVTGKCLKIESIKDVKQIEPPLREKTCNDIDGIRCSDSEICVSSGDTYICECDRGYERNPFTGKCQIIGSCNPSYPYNCDLRKHEHCLLHPSGKYHSCQCNKGERRHPITGVCLRNECQTGEHDCDRNARCIDTDDGFICSCPYGFIDHSPEPTKRPGRLCIAELDECSTGKHNCSPDALCIDTTDGFVCRCKPGFIDFSPNPLIESGILCKPLINECDKPHLNTCHQDAFCIDTSDSYKCICKPGYEDMDPYRNPGRRCYKPQMEDICAVGSHSCDKNARCINKANGGYTCICNPGFIDKSPNPNDPGKVCIPLIHECDNPSLNDCDSPDRAICIDNDEGYNCQCRQGFLDISPNLPSKPGRLCKTLENECFTGNNDCARDGGICEDTPDSYSCRCAHGYLDVSYDIKHRPGRKCKRLIDECATRQNDCSPDAICTDTEDSYICACPPQYIDVSSDVIHKPGRRCLLRVNECLTNQNDCSTNADCLDTPESYKCKCRDNFVDESPDKINKPGRICRPAYIDECRSGKNDCHKDAICHDLPQGYSCQCKPEFIDDSPNRITEPGRKCIPRITIVPDECKVDNINSCKRHLNEVCRLINGKPKCTCPINYERNQRTQVCNVINECLYPQLNDCHPSAECIDTEESYDCRCRNGFKDVSPSGKSGRLCQPIINECQFPHLNDCHMNAVCIDKDEGFDCRCKPVYKDMNPRNPGRMCKELVNECTNPNLNSCDRNAYCTDKEDGYDCRCKDGYLDISPSPSLLGRACRELVDECRDRNKNDCDKIARCIDTQDSYKCICPPNSKDISPNPAFPGRVCLQFENECLTGKHDCDANAICHDNEQGFTCECPSGFIDRSPNKMSRSGRVCVKLIDECATGRHTCSPKAECRDLEEGYTCECKNGYVDRSPNMASQPGRVCSPPDICPQTNECSSAAICEPLGANDYKCTCIQGYNDQSPSGLTGRICVRNNACRNPTLNTCSRNAICYDETNGYRCECIKGYEDKSPLGSPRGRVCEERQVQREPVYKHPCQDPQLHDCHVNANCRSTGRDTYTCECAHGFVDHSPDVINSPGRVCNIANSICLDSTKNDCDQFGICIENDSKDGYTCKCRDGYIDQSPNKLYKPGRVCTELVNECLDRSLNDCHLTAVCEDLPEGYTCRCAVNAIDQSPDKINRPGRICLNPVNECANPTLNDCSKFSDCIDKVEGYSCRCKSGYYDLNPSKPGTQCKFIINECESRTLNDCDTNALCIDTPGGYECKCKAPYKDHSPPSLPGRMCRFNECLSSSTNNCDRNADCIDTDDNYLCRCRTGFYDSSPNPMEPGRLCLEFQNEPSTPPTQVIRDHTIPDEMIIKTKIPHFEMTRGTARPTVYTVPVVTEKIVTRRPLQEPPKGMLCGKTYCNTDLNEVCISGWYCGCKPDEGRGSDSEVCRVIQKTHIPLRVIAKDGEPIYYSSAYGNPTNPVYIQFAEEFNKDIGRSFAGTTYATRYVNSKISYITHPKMVNSSWPDGILVNFTVGTTMTEKKVDQCDVWDQLIQSLQRSNGHIGGGKLTVPSDVDSLNPCAEPPNNGNKCGNKWCDKELGEVCIANSICGCPDGQKRKDDKSKCYAVENFQIPMWIIRDGNKNLVYNDSYGNPQDIVHKSTATRYEDGIGSCYSHTNLKDFFVTAEVNDITNPKIINGTWDTGLLYNSTVYFKKGAIKIPQDVYTNVIDYIVKQNNYEVGDSDLFINPTQPNPYDNCYKNHCHERGICIPDEPHGHHCECAPGFRDLDPLLPGRKCLPITNYNECLKKEDNECSENARCIDQEYLYKCECLKGYTDAAPKDAVPGSVCVMDYCADVNFCPKNTTCVNMEQQAECRCDHGFMDIRKSELRDSTGLPVDTFCMNIRDVNECALGLTNCSGIAECTDKIIGYECKCPDTYVDGNPSEPGRMCASISCGYCNYHGDCVHNEFTRNITCACTDGWSGELCDVEPSKASMILLILLALLFLLLTLCCLLYLCTKCHCFKKGPLGGVYRRSGGGIFPWNTLDASSSSESGGDFSQMSTAGDIYGHEIGIPRPKIKMSGSDNTEIISSRHMANEQAAEKFTNYLQGALQIPRPLISGAGEGRNKRMVDNESILSESSSDYTIREEIEKRITTDVTTKEIRTIITEDGQEVEHVTESSRRFYNNGNNDVSSSNNIHEESNKGFSDYTTYNKNHQINRNAMEQGMTSLESAEDNIYTKRNIEESKTFQETRITDEQEKDENEEEFSIEQTRRWGNRSSSHNAAGYLSDEDSVSVVSTDEKLVVDKVTKHNNSRFIDNNGGERYLNEVITTKTSTETRIH